The following nucleotide sequence is from Candidatus Limnocylindria bacterium.
GATGCGACCTTTCGATTCGAGCGCTTCTTCGGTCGCGACGAACCCGCCACGGGTGCGCTTGAACTCGGGCGGGCGGACGATGCGCACGACGCGATCCCCGGGCCGCTGCCCGCGCCGCTCTTCGCGGCGTTCGAGACCCCCACGGTCGTCGCTCAACCTCGCGGAGTCTAGGGAGGACGGTCTGTTGAGAAGTTGTTTAGGTGGTGCTCGTTCGCGCGACCTCGACTCCACCGCTGTCGATGAGGATCGCTTCATGCACGCCCGTCACGTCCGATGCCGCGATCGACACGACGTGAGCGGGCGAAGTGAGCACCTGCGTCACCATCGCACCGGGACCGGGGACACCGAAGGTCGCGCGCACGATGAGTTGATCGCCCTTTCGCTCGATCGCGGTGATCTGGACCGAGTAGCCACCGGTGTTCTGCTGTCCCTGAAACACGGCGACGAGCACGCGCCCTGAGGGAGTCGTCGCGTTCGGCACGAGCTGCGCGATCTTCGCGCGCGACGCGTCGGTCGTGCCGACGATGAGCGCGGGGCCTGAGTCGTCCCGCGCCTGCGCCGTCGCGGCGAGCTCCGCGAACGCGACCGGACGCGCGGACGGCGACGGGCTCACGGATCCGCCGCTCTTTGCCGTGCTGCCGCACGCGGCGAGCAGCACGACAGCGAGCGCGGCACTAGACGCCGAACG
It contains:
- a CDS encoding protease complex subunit PrcB family protein: MLLAACGSTAKSGGSVSPSPSARPVAFAELAATAQARDDSGPALIVGTTDASRAKIAQLVPNATTPSGRVLVAVFQGQQNTGGYSVQITAIERKGDQLIVRATFGVPGPGAMVTQVLTSPAHVVSIAASDVTGVHEAILIDSGGVEVARTSTT